A portion of the Oxynema aestuarii AP17 genome contains these proteins:
- a CDS encoding pentapeptide repeat-containing protein, producing MKSPTYYFLSVLALSVFWAVPGRAVDPEDLRQLLDTQRCQGCDLRGANLEGVDLRSADLTEAQLQGANLRNADLKYSNFRGANLTNAVMIAADLEAVNFSDAVLRNADVRGANLTDAVLTRANTCGWRRDGARLEGANLQDARCVPDRPEPQPRPRPTPEIRPTEETAPPLSQSDAVKLIEDWYAAKEKIFAPPFDRESVLQLTTGVLLTDALQAMNWLRENNAFYKYGIRRVESVDRFVREGFKGTLELTVTEEYSLYENNRINPDRSRFETKDLRYFLEVVDGRWKIADYEEID from the coding sequence ATGAAATCACCCACTTATTATTTCCTCTCGGTTTTGGCCTTGTCTGTATTTTGGGCTGTTCCCGGGCGAGCGGTGGATCCCGAGGACTTGCGTCAATTACTCGATACCCAGCGCTGTCAGGGATGCGACTTGCGCGGGGCAAATCTGGAAGGGGTTGACTTGCGGAGCGCCGATTTGACCGAGGCGCAATTACAGGGCGCCAACTTACGTAATGCCGATCTCAAATACTCGAATTTTCGCGGCGCCAACCTGACGAATGCGGTGATGATTGCCGCCGATTTGGAAGCGGTCAATTTTAGCGATGCAGTTTTGCGAAATGCGGACGTGCGCGGCGCCAATTTAACCGATGCGGTACTGACGCGGGCGAATACTTGCGGTTGGCGTCGTGACGGCGCCCGACTGGAGGGGGCTAATTTGCAAGATGCGCGCTGCGTCCCCGACCGACCCGAACCGCAACCGAGACCGAGACCGACCCCGGAGATTCGCCCCACGGAAGAAACGGCCCCACCCCTGTCTCAAAGTGATGCGGTCAAGTTAATCGAGGATTGGTATGCGGCGAAAGAGAAGATCTTTGCGCCGCCTTTCGATCGCGAGTCGGTGTTGCAACTGACCACGGGGGTGTTACTGACCGACGCATTGCAAGCAATGAATTGGTTGCGCGAAAATAATGCATTTTATAAATACGGGATTCGCCGGGTCGAATCGGTCGATCGTTTTGTCAGAGAAGGCTTTAAAGGTACACTGGAACTGACGGTGACTGAAGAATATAGCCTTTACGAAAATAATCGCATCAATCCCGATCGCTCCCGCTTTGAAACGAAAGATCTTCGCTATTTTTTAGAAGTGGTTGACGGTCGTTGGAAAATTGCCGATTACGAAGAAATCGACTGA
- a CDS encoding YcjF family protein — MPLSRLLTILIGITLILGMVLWLVTAISQLYSQVYWTNPFLANLLLLLVIALLAMLVVAFAYYFRLFPGFGQTQTKRRRRRPKIPAQKSEAAGETLQAVRKQVGQIQDEVARRALLLRSREIEQNLTRGDLRVVIFGTGSAGKTSLVNALLGRMVGRVDAPMGTTEAGATYCLKLPGLERNLLITDTPGILEAGVAGTERERVARSLAAEADLLLFVVDNDLLRSERRPLEALAEIGKRSLLVFNKTDLYPEEEREIILGQLRERVRGAIAPSDVVAIAAHPQAIPLDNGGIFQAEPDIMPLIRRMAAILRAEGDDLVADNILLQSQRLGEEARRLIDTQRRRQADRVVDRFQWIGAGVIACTPVPVIDVLATAAVNAQMVVEIGKIYGCDINMERGRELALSLGKTLASLGIVEGAVKLVTAALQFNLSTFAVGKAIQGVTAAYLTRIAGKSFIEYFRHDQDWGDGGMTEVVQQQFQLTRKDEFVKAFVKDAIARVVEPLKQEGNLEAEIEDDRDDVRSRPDFRPRREPDREDEYEDDDEEEYEVPGPLGELLYDDDDWTVDRHRHDDW, encoded by the coding sequence ATCAGCCAGCTTTACAGCCAAGTGTATTGGACGAATCCATTCCTCGCCAACTTGTTGCTGTTGTTAGTGATTGCCTTGTTGGCGATGCTGGTAGTTGCTTTCGCTTACTATTTTCGTTTATTCCCCGGTTTCGGTCAGACCCAGACCAAACGGCGGCGCCGACGGCCCAAAATTCCGGCGCAGAAAAGCGAAGCCGCCGGAGAAACCTTGCAAGCGGTTCGCAAACAGGTCGGACAGATTCAAGATGAAGTTGCGCGGCGCGCCTTGCTGTTGCGATCGCGCGAAATCGAGCAGAATTTGACCCGAGGGGACTTGCGGGTGGTCATTTTCGGCACCGGATCCGCCGGGAAAACCTCGCTGGTCAATGCCTTACTCGGGCGCATGGTGGGGCGAGTGGACGCGCCGATGGGAACGACGGAAGCGGGGGCGACTTACTGCCTGAAATTGCCGGGATTGGAACGAAATTTGCTCATTACCGACACGCCGGGAATTTTGGAAGCGGGGGTCGCGGGAACCGAACGGGAACGGGTGGCCCGATCGCTCGCCGCCGAAGCAGATTTACTCTTATTTGTCGTCGATAACGACTTGCTGCGATCGGAACGGCGACCCCTCGAAGCTTTGGCAGAAATTGGCAAGCGATCGCTGCTGGTATTCAACAAAACCGACTTATATCCCGAAGAGGAACGGGAAATCATCCTCGGACAGTTGCGAGAACGGGTACGCGGGGCGATCGCGCCGAGTGACGTCGTGGCGATCGCCGCCCATCCCCAAGCGATCCCCCTCGACAACGGCGGCATTTTCCAAGCCGAACCGGACATCATGCCCTTAATCCGGCGCATGGCGGCCATTTTACGGGCAGAGGGAGACGATCTAGTGGCAGACAACATCCTGCTGCAATCCCAACGTCTCGGCGAAGAAGCCCGCCGCCTGATCGACACCCAACGGCGCCGACAAGCCGATCGCGTCGTGGACCGTTTTCAATGGATCGGCGCCGGGGTAATCGCCTGCACTCCCGTTCCGGTGATCGACGTCTTGGCGACGGCGGCGGTCAACGCGCAGATGGTCGTCGAAATCGGCAAAATTTACGGCTGTGACATCAATATGGAACGCGGACGGGAATTAGCCCTGTCTTTGGGCAAAACCCTCGCCAGTTTGGGCATTGTCGAAGGCGCGGTCAAATTAGTGACGGCGGCGTTGCAGTTTAATTTGAGTACCTTCGCCGTCGGGAAAGCGATTCAAGGGGTCACGGCGGCGTATCTGACCCGGATTGCAGGGAAAAGTTTTATTGAATATTTCCGCCACGATCAAGATTGGGGAGATGGCGGGATGACGGAAGTGGTGCAACAGCAATTTCAACTGACCCGCAAGGACGAGTTTGTCAAAGCGTTCGTGAAAGATGCGATCGCCCGCGTAGTCGAACCGTTAAAGCAAGAAGGGAACCTCGAAGCCGAGATCGAAGACGATCGCGACGACGTGAGATCGCGTCCCGATTTCCGTCCCCGGCGAGAACCCGACCGAGAGGACGAGTACGAGGACGACGACGAGGAGGAGTACGAAGTCCCCGGACCCCTCGGCGAGTTACTGTACGACGATGACGATTGGACCGTCGATCGCCACCGTCACGACGACTGGTAA